The following nucleotide sequence is from Thermanaerothrix sp..
CCCCACCCAGGGACCTGTAGCGGTAGGGGAAGCCCTCCCTTCCTCCAACGGGCTTCAAAACCCCCTTAAGCCCCATGGACTCCCGGATCTTACTTACCCTCTCCTCCGGAACTCCCCACAGGGCGGACAACGTATCGTCCCCTATGCCCAAGGACTTGGCAAGCCCCATGGAAGAGCGGTCAACGGGCCTGGAAGCGATCTTGCCAAGACACCAGACGATCTTAGCTATACGCTCCACGAAAAACCCGTCCACCCCCGAGAGGGACGCCACCTCATCGACGCTCCATCCCCTTTCAATGGCCTCCATGACGGCGAAGAACCGCCGGTCCCAGGGCTCCGTCACCCTCTCCCGGAGCTCCATGTCCGAAAGCCCCCTCATGGCGGGATCAAAAATCCCCGTGCCCTGATCCAACCCCCGCAGGGCCTTCACGAAAGCCTCCTCAAAGGTGTCCCCCAGCCCCATGACCTCGCCGGTGGACCTCATCCTGGTACCCAGCCGCCTTTGGGCGTTTGGGAACTTGTCAAAGGGCCACCGGGGAAACTTGAGGGCCACGTGGTATATGACTGGCTCCTCCGACGCCCTGGGGCCTCCGCTCCAAAGCTCTATCTCGTCAAGGCGGAACCCCAGGGCCACCTTGGCAGCCACCCGGGCTATGGGGTACGCGGTGGCCTTGGAGGCCAGGGCGCTGGAGCGGCTGGCCCTGGGGTTAACCTCGATGACGTACCGCTTCCCGTTGGACCCTACCGCGAACTGGATGTTGCAGGCCCCCTCAACCCCTATGGCGTCAACTATCCTGAAGCACGCCCCCTTCAAGTCCGCCACAAGGGACTCACCAAGGGTCATTATGGGGGAGACCACCACGCTGTCCCCGGTGTGCACACCCATGGGGTCTAAGTTCTCCATGCCGCAGACCAGCACCTTGTTCCCGGCCCCGTCCCGCACCACCTCGAACTCTATCTCCTTCCAACCCTCCACGCTGACCTCCACCAGGGCCTGTCCCACTGGGCTGGAATCAAGGGCCGAGGACGCCAGCTCCGCAAGTTCCTCCTCACCTCTTGCCATGCCTCCCCCGGTGCCCCCAAGGGTGAAGGCGGGGCGCACCACAAGGGGAAACCCCGCAGCCCGCCCGAAGGCCAAGGCCTCCTCCACCGACTCCGCCGCATGGCTCAAGGGCACATCCTCCCCTATGGACCTCATGAGGTCCCTAAAGAGCCTCCGGTCCTCACCGCGGCGTATGGCCTCCGCACCGGTCCCAAGAAGCCTGGCCCCAAAGCGCTCCAACGCCCCGGAGTCAAAGAGCTCAAGGGACAGGTTCAACCCCACTTGGCCGCCCAGGGTACCTATGACCCCCTGGGGCCGCTCCTTGGCAAGGACCTGGCAGACCCCCTCCAGATCCAATGGCTCAAGGTAGACCGAATCGGCGGTGTCGTGGTCCGTCATTATGGTGGCGGGGTTGCTGTTTATCAGCACCACCTCCACCCCCTCCTCCCTAAGGGCCCGGCAGGCCTGGGTGCCCGCGTAGTCGAACTCCGCCGCCTGGCCTATCACTATTGGGCCCGATCCCACCACCAAAACCTTCCGCAAACCAGCGTCCAAGGGCAATAAAATCAACCTCCGCTTCCTTTTGGGATACTTTGAAACGAAAGTTTATAATAGCCCCCGCGCCATGGCAAGTGGTTTATTTATAAATATTATTGTGAACCGTCATTTAGCGATCAAAAAGGCCGGCGCCATCCCGCCCCGCCGGCCTTGAGCTCAAACCAGCCCGCCCCACAAAGGATCATCCCATCCCCGTCCTGCGCCAAAAGCTCCTTAGGATGTCGTCCACCTGGTCAAGGTCTATGAGGAAGGCGTCGTGCCCGTTGGGGCTCTCTATCTCCTCATACCAGCCGTTTACCCCGCCGCTCCTTGCGCA
It contains:
- the carB gene encoding carbamoyl-phosphate synthase large subunit, producing the protein MPLDAGLRKVLVVGSGPIVIGQAAEFDYAGTQACRALREEGVEVVLINSNPATIMTDHDTADSVYLEPLDLEGVCQVLAKERPQGVIGTLGGQVGLNLSLELFDSGALERFGARLLGTGAEAIRRGEDRRLFRDLMRSIGEDVPLSHAAESVEEALAFGRAAGFPLVVRPAFTLGGTGGGMARGEEELAELASSALDSSPVGQALVEVSVEGWKEIEFEVVRDGAGNKVLVCGMENLDPMGVHTGDSVVVSPIMTLGESLVADLKGACFRIVDAIGVEGACNIQFAVGSNGKRYVIEVNPRASRSSALASKATAYPIARVAAKVALGFRLDEIELWSGGPRASEEPVIYHVALKFPRWPFDKFPNAQRRLGTRMRSTGEVMGLGDTFEEAFVKALRGLDQGTGIFDPAMRGLSDMELRERVTEPWDRRFFAVMEAIERGWSVDEVASLSGVDGFFVERIAKIVWCLGKIASRPVDRSSMGLAKSLGIGDDTLSALWGVPEERVSKIRESMGLKGVLKPVGGREGFPYRYRSLGGEEMRNALEGKGVLVLGAGPVRIGQGIEFDCCSVRALRQLRRMGLKAVMVNNNPETVSTDHDEADLLCFEPIEAEVVLDVMRHVSLLGVLPQFGGQRGLSLAVKLAELDVPVLGVEPWAVEISEDREKFYRHLDILGIAHPEGITAWSKEEAVKGALKMGFPLVVRPSYVLGGLGMEVVCSMEQLEGYLGDRWDFTGPLLMDQFLGGIEAEADVLCDGKGVFVPCVMEHLEGPGVHSGDSVAAVPHRRLSAAAVEAMVEVAGLLGRSLNVRGIFNVQFVAEGDRVWVLEANLRSSRTVPFVSKVTGVPMADMAVRLALGEALSDLGLPYGLGKAPSRWAVKVPVFSMGKIDGAEAALGPNMRSTGEVMAFGETFEEALLKGFRSAGHPLEAPFGVLVSLGTSSRALALGALRELSGLGCGIWATDGTGRFLSANGLPCKTVSPDEALYMVGSSVKMVVNTTSPDWGSGYGFALRRRAAERGVLCLTSLDTLAGVAEALRFMEEEAL